Proteins encoded together in one Urocitellus parryii isolate mUroPar1 chromosome 3, mUroPar1.hap1, whole genome shotgun sequence window:
- the LOC113199668 gene encoding trypsin-4 isoform X2: MNALLILAFVGAAVALPIDDDDKIVGGYTCQQNSVPYQVSLNSGYHFCGGSLINQQWVVSAAHCYKSRIQVRLGEHNIEVVEGNEQFINSAKVIRHPNYSSRTLDNDIMLIKLASPATINARVATVSLPTSCAPAGTQCLISGWGNTLSSGVNYPDLLQCLQAPLLSQAQCEAAYPGQITKNMVCAGFLEGGKDSCQGDSGGPVVCNGQLQGIVSWGYGCALKDNPGVYTKVCNYVDWIQKTIAAN; this comes from the exons ATGAATGCCCTCCTGATCCTGGCCTTTGTGGGAGCCGCTG TTGCTCTCCCCATTGATGACGATGACAAGATTGTCGGGGGCTACACCTGTCAGCAGAATTCCGTGCCCTACCAGGTGTCTCTGAACTCAGGCTACCACTTCTGTGGAGGCTCCCTCATCAACCAACAGTGGGTGGTGTCTGCCGCTCACTGCTACAAGTC TCGCATCCAGGTGAGACTGGGAGAGCACAACATCGAAGTCGTGGAGGGGAATGAGCAGTTCATCAACTCGGCCAAGGTCATCCGCCACCCTAACTATAGCAGCCGGACCCTGGACAATGACATCATGCTGATCAAGCTCGCCTCTCCTGCCACCATCAACGCCCGGGTGGCCACCGTGTCTCTGCCCACCTCCTGTGCACCCGCGGGCACCCAGTGCCTCATCTCTGGCTGGGGCAACACCCTGAGCTCTGGTG TCAACTACCCAGACCTGCTGCAATGCCTGCAGGCCCCGCTGCTGAGCCAGGCTCAGTGTGAAGCTGCCTACCCTGGACAGATCACCAAAAACATGGTGTGCGCCGGCTTCCTGGAGGGAGGCAAGGATTCTTGCCAG GGTGACTCCGGTGGCCCTGTGGTCTGCAATGGTCAGCTTCAGGGAATTGTCTCCTGGGGCTATGGCTGTGCCCTGAAGGATAATCCTGGAGTCTATACCAAGGTGTGCAACTATGTGGACTGGATCCAGAAGACCATCGCTGCCAATTAA
- the LOC113199668 gene encoding trypsin-4 isoform X1: protein MNALLILAFVGAAVALPIDDDDKIVGGYTCQQNSVPYQVSLNSGYHFCGGSLINQQWVVSAAHCYKSAANSAFSRRGCRIQVRLGEHNIEVVEGNEQFINSAKVIRHPNYSSRTLDNDIMLIKLASPATINARVATVSLPTSCAPAGTQCLISGWGNTLSSGVNYPDLLQCLQAPLLSQAQCEAAYPGQITKNMVCAGFLEGGKDSCQGDSGGPVVCNGQLQGIVSWGYGCALKDNPGVYTKVCNYVDWIQKTIAAN from the exons ATGAATGCCCTCCTGATCCTGGCCTTTGTGGGAGCCGCTG TTGCTCTCCCCATTGATGACGATGACAAGATTGTCGGGGGCTACACCTGTCAGCAGAATTCCGTGCCCTACCAGGTGTCTCTGAACTCAGGCTACCACTTCTGTGGAGGCTCCCTCATCAACCAACAGTGGGTGGTGTCTGCCGCTCACTGCTACAAGTC AGCAGCCAACTCGGCCTTTTCAAGAAGAGGGTG TCGCATCCAGGTGAGACTGGGAGAGCACAACATCGAAGTCGTGGAGGGGAATGAGCAGTTCATCAACTCGGCCAAGGTCATCCGCCACCCTAACTATAGCAGCCGGACCCTGGACAATGACATCATGCTGATCAAGCTCGCCTCTCCTGCCACCATCAACGCCCGGGTGGCCACCGTGTCTCTGCCCACCTCCTGTGCACCCGCGGGCACCCAGTGCCTCATCTCTGGCTGGGGCAACACCCTGAGCTCTGGTG TCAACTACCCAGACCTGCTGCAATGCCTGCAGGCCCCGCTGCTGAGCCAGGCTCAGTGTGAAGCTGCCTACCCTGGACAGATCACCAAAAACATGGTGTGCGCCGGCTTCCTGGAGGGAGGCAAGGATTCTTGCCAG GGTGACTCCGGTGGCCCTGTGGTCTGCAATGGTCAGCTTCAGGGAATTGTCTCCTGGGGCTATGGCTGTGCCCTGAAGGATAATCCTGGAGTCTATACCAAGGTGTGCAACTATGTGGACTGGATCCAGAAGACCATCGCTGCCAATTAA